Genomic DNA from Cydia splendana chromosome 14, ilCydSple1.2, whole genome shotgun sequence:
TCTCAAAAAAACAATTGTTTTCAATCTACCTGTTATTTATACACAAATATAACGCGAGTGCAACGTATCAAGCCGCCCAACATTCTAGCAACTTCAGCGTCCGGACCCAGTATCGACCACTGCTCGTCGCGGCGGGCCCGATCAGCTGTCAGGAACCTTTGACGTGTAGAACACAAACAAATTTGTTAACGTGCTATGCTGTTAACATGAACGCCACTTTTTACGAGCAACTGGGCGGCGTTGCGGGGGTTTTTGAACAGTGGGGCGCCTGCGAGCGGACTGTGGTCGCCTGCGCTTTGGCGCGGCGAGTGCCCGTGCCGGGGCTGAGGCTCCTCCAGAGGGCTGTGGACGCAGCTCTAAGAGACCACGGGCCTGACGAGAGACTCGAGAGGGACGCTAATGACGAGACGGTTCTCGCCGGGCTACTTGACGACGACGAAGATGAGGGTAAGTCGAGAAAAGCAACGGCGAAATTTGAATATCAGCCCACTCATTTTTAGTGGGTGTTGTTATTGAATCGAATGCGCTGTCTCTCCCCTTTTATAATCTTTTATATCAGTGAAATTAGTATAGTTAATGCTCTCACCTGTTACCTAGTTCCTCTTTAGATGGATTTGATATTACCATGTCGAGCTACCCTCAACTGATAATGTTTTATGGAGATTGAACAATAATTCTGATATTTTGATTCCTTATGTATCTTAAAACATACAGGGTGTTGATTagtagtattttttattgtattacTCATATTTAAAAAAGCTTCTTATATTTGTGGGGTTGCACTGCCAAAAAAGATGGACGGATACTATAAGCCTGTAAAGTGTGAAATTCAAGATATTCTGAGCTTTACTTTAATCAAACTCAATCCTCCAattgcaattttaagtttgtttttgtactttattctttattctttcatAATTGCATACATGTAGTAGGTACAAaagatattagatattatattaGGTTCTTACATGCTACCCTATTCGGGTGTTGCAATATCtacactattacttattctaacataatacacataaaatatacatatttacaacttaaactaaaaactaaaaactacaacTGTCCGCTACAAATTCATCGACagtataaaaacatttttctataaggtactttttaagtttcttaataaatattattatattttcctcGGACTTGATATTGGCAGGGATTCTATTATATAAAGTAGCCGCAGCATAGTTTGGGCTGCTTCGAAACAATTGGGTACTAGATGCTTGTATTACCACATTAAGTTCTCTTCGGCGACTTTGAATTCGTCTGAATATGTGTGAATTTTTGCGCACGAAAGTTGCTAGTTCTAGAATGTAGATGCCAGATAATGTTAGGATTTCATATTCTTTGAAATACGGCCTACAGCTGGCTGGGCACCTAATTTTAGCCAGTATACggatgcattttttttgcataagAAACAGTTCATTTGCATCAGTGCTGTTCCCCCATGACTTTCAtgtctacatacatacatgtatacatattatttaatttcCTGTATGACTCACACACTGCAATAAACTGCTTGGCCAATCTTTTTAAATTCCAATGTGTTGTTACCAAGCAAAAGATAACTTGTTTTTGGTTAGTAAACTATAAGGTCTGCTAGGAAGACTAGTTTCTGCCCACAATTTCGTCTGTTTGGAATTATGATGAAGATTGATAAAAatctaccctatgtccttccctgGGCCTCAagctatctacataccaaatttcatcaaaatcagtTCAGTGTTTTAAGCGTTAAGAGGTTACAGACAGACAGttacttttgcatttataatagTAGTAGAAATTGACAGTGTAGTGTATGTATCATTCGCTTGATCATGGCACAAATTAAGTTTGTCCGAATAAATACTTGTATTTTGGTTATTATAAATCATGACTTTCTATGGGGAATCTAATTGGATTCCAATTAACTTTGgacatttataaaattatagtcaTACTGGATTACACACCTCACCTATATATTTATGGACAATACTTTTGTCAGAaagtacttaggtatattatataggtTTCAAAAATGACCTAAGAATGTTGTTGAACAACATGTACAGTACAACCACCCACATTGCCATCCTAGTAGTAGAAAagaaaagtggatacttatgttagggaGCTTACTACTATTTTCACAAATAAATGAGTTGCTACAAGTAAAACATTACCTATTTGATTAAATGCTGATAACTCAGGACTCTTTCATAATGACTTCAGGGTGACATCATCAATATTATTGTTTCCTTGCCTTGCTACTAATTACCGACCATTACAGATGTAAATTGTTTGCAAGTCTAGATGCAAATATTGCATCATTCTTGGTCacttattattttttcatgatttgAAAATTGTAGGCAAAAATACACATAGTTTTGAATCATAAATATTGAAGGTAAAGAGGAGGATCAATAATTCTTTTTAAGCATTTACAGTAAGCAGAAGTGGCTAACAGGGCCTggtgtccaaaattacctgCACACATTCTTAAATAGGTCGCATTTCACTCAGATGATTTTGATCACCTCCCCTGCTTAGGTACTTTTGCTTAACTCTTAACTAGGGGCTCggggctctgtgagctgtagactttGCCAGTCTTTGCATAGTAGGTaactcaaaatttaataaacgcATGGCACCACGTCatttttaaagaatcaaaaactGAATTGACAAAGTTATTTTACTAATTATatgattataacatttataactatcgaacctgctcaaAAAGCATtggttgagaattgcgacctgtagaggagaacagctagacagacatacaaaagcatttctGTCCCAAACTGAATTGGGATCAATTTTGCTAGCGATTCCTGCTCGCTCGGTCAATTATTATAATTGCAATTGCATTGCAGGCGAATGCCTCCATCGTCTGCTGACGCTACTCCCGCTCCTGCGGACAGACAACGCGGCCGCCAAGGACCTCTACGTGTCGGCGGCGCCGCGTCTGGTGCAGCGGTGTGTGGACTCGCGACGGCCTCCTGAACTGTGTTTACAGTTGTTAAGATATTTGTTGGTGCATCCTGCGCTCACAGCTATGGATCAGAGGTATAGTACCTATCTATTGAAGTCTAGATGTCAAATTGTATGAATTTTGAGCCAATGAAAGTTCATAATATTGCCACGTCGAGCGCGATAATCGCTTTTAGTTTGAAAAGTAGAAAATATATCCAGTTATCTAAGAACCATAAAACATAATTACTGCTCTGATGCTCTTATTAAGacaaatatcattttataggtatttattatcaAGTCAAAAGTACACCTCGACATTGTCTACCTTGAGCGAATCTACCCTGCTAAAATCGGCATGTAGTAAAAGCTATAAAGAAATCCGTTTCAGCGTCAATAAATGTGGTGACACCCCAGGGGTTGGATACTTTGGCATTTCATAGCTTGGTACACCTTGAATTTAAAAACTGATGAAAGGGACGCCGCAATACGTGAGACACGATGGAGATAATATTTCCATCGCACTTCTTATTGCTAAGCCCTGTAGATGGACCAGACTGAATCCTATTAACtttatttaacttttaatttCAGAACCCTAACACAATGGCTCCGCTACCTAGAAAACCACATGTCCGGCGCCCGACCCGACTCAGTTTGGCAACAGCCGAGCCTCCCCGAACACAACATATGGGGCGCATCCACCTTCCGACGTACCATCGGCAAAAACGTCGACTATAGACACCTCACCGACCCCATAGAATTGACTTTCTCTACAGATTTACTACAAGAATCCTTCTCAAAGAACGGCAGAGATGTAGACATAAGTTTAGAAGGAGACAAGCTAAACTTTGATGCTTGCATATCGCAGCCAAAATCCCAAAGATCAAGCAGCTTAACCCCACCTTCAACAAACTTCATACACATGTCTTCATCCGCTGAAAATTTAGCAGATGAACcgtttgttcagaaacctagaAGTTTTTCTTTATCGAGTGAACATAGTTTAGGAATAAGGCCTATCATAATGTATGGGACGACGGGGAGTGAGACAAGACTTGATGATTTGAGGTCGAATAAGTTTACAGAGTTTCCGGGGATGTCAACAGTGGCTCAGTGGTTAAAGAGTTTGAGGCTACATAAGTATGTGTGGTTGTTTACTAACATCAGCTATGAGCAGATGATGGCTATAGATGAAGAGTATTTGGAGAAATTAGGTGAGTATTCATAATTATACCTATTCCAGATACTGAAACAATTTGACTGACC
This window encodes:
- the LOC134797014 gene encoding protein Smaug; translated protein: MATTSQPFWILVVRRPSVSKKQLFSIYLLFIHKYNASATYQAAQHSSNFSVRTQYRPLLVAAGPISCQEPLTCRTQTNLLTCYAVNMNATFYEQLGGVAGVFEQWGACERTVVACALARRVPVPGLRLLQRAVDAALRDHGPDERLERDANDETVLAGLLDDDEDEGECLHRLLTLLPLLRTDNAAAKDLYVSAAPRLVQRCVDSRRPPELCLQLLRYLLVHPALTAMDQRTLTQWLRYLENHMSGARPDSVWQQPSLPEHNIWGASTFRRTIGKNVDYRHLTDPIELTFSTDLLQESFSKNGRDVDISLEGDKLNFDACISQPKSQRSSSLTPPSTNFIHMSSSAENLADEPFVQKPRSFSLSSEHSLGIRPIIMYGTTGSETRLDDLRSNKFTEFPGMSTVAQWLKSLRLHKYVWLFTNISYEQMMAIDEEYLEKLGVTKGARHKLLLSINKLHERPAILDGVAAELTSGAPQAAARALERLRQVLLSPMPPESPLPAQIVSVLETASTCIPETTVPMRDIDDDEQRDPMSLHCWLVEKALHHGSFRAAGLQAALRRLRHRLPPRTFYRHVGDQPPRRAPKPRWRAGPHYPRAPRPWLPPPPPPPPRPKSHSYPPFPPAAAAAAALLRPAPRDDYSSLDALCLQMTEQAIN